actaaggtttaaaaaaaccatttcttatgttatttacaaatttaagagtagaccccgacccgagagggcgctgttcgtgacgtaaatgcgtagagtaaacacaattgcaaagtacgtgtacggaccaagtcgtgagtttgtacgtttcaaaaaaaataaaatgtttttttttccggcaatgccgaccaggtgtattgctgctgaatgcagaaaaacactttttgaaatgtaccaactcacgacttggacgtacatgtactttgcacgagtgtttactatacgcattgcaggcaaagtctgcctcgattgacgtcacaaaaggggtaggcggagtcagccccccaaacaactttttatattttttaaacatataaatcgtgacaaacaattactaaaaaattgttttattgttcgtaagcatatactcttatgtttgaaagaaaataaattctatttccaggtgactttaaacattaaATAGGCATTGAATAACTAAATAGTTGAGGAAGTCAGGGAATTTTGGGAACTGCTCCAAATCATTCTCAGGCATGCTCACTTTCTACACAAAATTTTCCCCATCCATTTTGCTTCTATTGCAAGTCTGAATGTTTTAATAGATTACTTAACTCAAACTTGTTGCACGTCGCTATTATGGTCTTTTCGGAACTACGATTTGAGTTTGGGCTCCGGCTTGGGCTATGCGTCCAAGTGGTTGCAGCCCCCGTAATTACAAAGTGAGTTGCGCTTGTTTTCCAAATAACTAGCGGAGTCTAAGGCCCAGCCGagacgtggtttcgaaaagggcctggTGACTACACTATGTACATAACCCCCTACTCGACTCTGCagttaagtttttgtttttgaaatttaaTATTGGACGGGCGTCTGTCcattatggaataatattcGTATTAACGGGACACTCGCACCTGCGTGTGAACTCACTGCGAGCCGTACTGAACATGGCACACAGAGATAAGACAACAAACAAGTGAGCAAACTAAAGTGCACGACATCTTAGCAACAGTTTAAAGTAGAAAATGGAAATGGAGTGTCCTAGAACCGAAGATACGTGAAGTGCAACAATAACACTTAAAGGGGAAAATACTAGGAAGAAGGGATTCAAGCAGTGACATAGAACGAGAGATCAAAATGCAACAATACTTGAGCAATTCAAATCGGTACATGTATATAGAAATAGAATGACATCATGCAGAGCTCTTCATCTCTCCCTGGATCTACAACGGcagaaacaaataattaatggaGACCAgcaaagtatactgttcgaaacgtcgagaccaccggttctttttagatCCACCACACCAATAGAAATTGAATACATGGCTGTTTCTGTGCATGCTTATGACGTTCCGTAACAATAAAATCGCTGGGGGTTTTCGTCGAACAGACTCGGTTGTCAATCAAAATATTGATCACCAAATTAATTCCCAGCTAAAAGCGGCTGATACGAATTCATCACATGGGTTGATTGACATGACATTTAATCTATATATGAGAGCAGAAAAACACCTCATTTATGGTAAGGAATAGTAACTTTATCCCACCCTCTACTCAGTTGTCTATACTTCAACACACATAAAGTGTTGGTTTTACCTCGCGTAGCAAAAGAGGAAATAAATCCACGTTTAGAATTTCTAAACTTGCAGCTCGTTTTTTTAACGGGTAATCTGTGTATACAATGCGCTTTGCAATGTTTGGAAATTTAACGGGATGCATTTGATGAGCCGATTGGTTGGGACTGCTGCATGGAAAAAGGCAGCGATCTGCCCGGGGAAGAGAGCGGACGTTGCCCCTAGGAACACTTCTCCTGGGGAAACGCTATTTTTGTCGTAAACTGATGTTCAGTTACGAAGCCACTCACAGTTTGAGCTGctcaatattatttattatgtaGTGACGGGGTGTACTGAGTACTTGCGTTTAACGACAAGCCAATTGTTTTCAGATTCTCGTTTAAGAATTCGTGTTGTCAATCTGCGATGTACCATGCATTCGATATCAATCGTCAACATTATAGctgaataattattgtcaacaATTGCGGCCCTATTCTTAATTTGTCACCTTGATGTCAATTTGTTGATAACAAGACTACTGTGTAATCCATGTATACAATAACAACCGTTTATGTAAGCAACTCTGGTCATTATTATAGGGACTAGTCTTTTTTCCGACACTATTATCAATGGTCACGTTTTTAAGTTCGTTTCATTTTCCCTAAACCATTGACTTTAATTATCTTAATACCTTTAAGAAAATAAAGACAATATTAATGTTGCCGATCGCCTTGCCTCGATCCTTACTACTTTCGGGAATTCTTTAACTCCTCTTGATTCCAGTTTCTAAACCTTCTCTGTTAtgggatttgttttgtttcatcacTTTGAAACAAGATTCCGAGGAAACAGAGTCTCCGATGAGAGTTTCTGTAGCTCTGAAGCAGCCTTCATTCATCTTAAGATTGATGAAATATTTGATGAGAGTTATACTTTCTTATCAATCTCAGGAGAACAATACTGTGATGAAAGAAACGAAATGAAAGAATAGTGTGAGTAGCGACGGTGAGTTTATTGAACTTAGGTGCTTAataatgtaaaagaaaaacaaatatttaaataataaatgtaCCACTCGAAGCCACAATGGATGATAACACCGAGACAGTCGGAGTTGTTTGAGgattatttttgttcaagtgATGGTTTTATTTACGTTTATACTTTGATAGTCTCCCACGGCAGCAGCACAAAATAAAGATATCAAAATGCGATTAAGTGATTCACAACTTGGCGGTTTGTTTTGTAAGAAGTGCTTATTTTTCTACAATAAAACAAGGGGCACCATACAACACGTCATTCTAAACACAGTCACTACACGTTGACGTCACAATAATCTGTTGTCAATAACCACAATGAAAAggttgaacaaatcacaaaGTTAATTGTATCCGAACATAGAAAGCGGAGACTAGTCTTAACAATCGTCAAAATTCATCCAAACGGATCTTAAATATGTGCGAATCTTAAGTGATTCGATCGTGTATTTGAAACCTGAGATGTGAGCTTCACGCCTCCATCAGCGAAGGTACGTCTAAAGGGCACCGAGACATCGACTGGGGAGCACAGCCCAAAGTAGCCCAAACTGGCTTTTAATGCGCAACCCGTACACAATAACTAGGACCCACTATTAAAGAAACACACGACGTAATTCGAGCCACCATTTACTGAGTTCAATTAATCTTCAACACAGTTCGGATGTTTTGTTCGGATTTAGGGAAACTTTGGGGAAATGGAACACGAGCCTTTGGTGGTTttataaatagataaataaaatcGTTGTAGACCTTTATCTGTATTGAGGTAGGCGTTAAACATCAAAGATGTTGACAACTGAGAGGTGTTTGTTGTAGCAATACTCAGGTTTCCTGAACGTCCCCAAAAATGAAGGAGCGTTGGAGAGATGTGTACAATATTATAGAAAGAGATGGGATTGCTGCGGGAGTGAAAGATAATTGTTACCTTCGCGATCGAAAGCACGAAAATTAGGTTCCCTTCACAcctaataacaaaacaatttgattGTTAACGTCCAGTGCCTCGCGTGTTTATGGCCAAACTGTGGGCgggttgtgggggggggggggtaaaagtCGGTCACAGATTGTTACATTGGAACCTGTTGGATTAGATGAGGTTCATACGTTTTCTGAAAAGTTTTAAACAGTGTGAGGTTCACCTCAATTTGAGCGATGGTTCTTTTTTCATCGAATGAGGTAAATTGTCGGATGTTGCCACTGTCCCGTCACTTGGAGTGTCAGGTTCTGTTTTCACCTTCCTCCCAGATACCCTGCTGGGAAACATCATATTGTACGGAAACACTTAGGGTTGTGAGTGTTGTCGAAACAGGTGTTGACTAGATCAAGGGTATCGACTCCTATATAAGACTTTGGAATCCGAGTCAGTAATCGTCAGGTTGGAGTAATTACATGCCAGGTCGGTTCCTGCCGGAGGCGGTATATGAAAACTATAGCTCGATATCATAAGTGAGAAAACTTGTATGTAAAAGGACTCTTAAAGTTTTGCTCTGAATACCTGCATGTAGCTCGAATGACATTTGATTCGTGTTTGATTTATTGTATCATCTGTTAGACattcatttgtaaaaacaagtgaagTGTTCTATCAATCATTTCAAGAGTCACGTGGTTGAAAAACGAGAAAATATGGgaaatattttagttttttttggaTGCCTTTAACGTCAGCAAAAGTCACACAGACACACAGTCAGAATATGTTAAGAAAGATATTTGCTTTAAGGACATCAAAGGTTTTTCCTAGTCAAGCTATTTTCAAAGATTTCAAAATGGCAGAAtattgatgttttttatttttttattttttaggttGTTATCTGCGTGAGTGTCTTCACATTAACTGCAGTCAGCGTGGACCGTTATTTTGCAGTAGTGCGCCCTCTAAAGGCACGTATGGCCAGGTCTAACACAAAAACCATCCTCGTCATTTCGGGTATCTGGTTGGCGTCTTGTATGATGGGAATGGTCCAACTGATTCTAGCGAGGTCGAAACGTTACGAGTGGTGTTACGGAGAGCGCCAGCTAACGGTCTGTACCGAGCACTGGCCAGATGCCAACCTCGAGTTTGGCTACGAGATCTTTAATATGGGTGCAACTTACGTCGTCCCCCTGGTCATATTCTCATTCACTTATAGTGTGGTTGGACGGAAACTCTGGGGACGGAATCTACCTGGGAACGCCGATCATTTGAGAGATGCTTGCCACCAGAAAGCCAAAAGAAGGGTAGGTTGAAAAAACTGAAAATGACccaatggtataaatgcaaaaggAACTTAGCctaagagaaagactctgtcaAGACGTCAGAATAttcactattttttgcatttattcaaAGATTTAACGAGGTTTGTTCAGTTATCCCGAAAACCTTTTTGAAGCCGTCATATGGAGTTCCCTTTTATTCTTCCTGCTGATTAGAACTGCAGAAATGCCCCGCAGCTTTTAAGAGATCACTCTGACATGAAACTTTCTTTCCTTTTGTGTTCGTGAGTTGGTACCATTCTGATCCCGTTGTGACCAATGGACAAATCAAACGTATTGTCACTAGCGTACTCTGCCTTCGGCTTATTAGACAACGCAACGTCATAGCCTGGAAAACAAGTCGTCTCGCCCTCCGGCAAAGTCGACCCCAACAAGTGGGAGAATATGTGGGGAGACATTGTTAGGGGGCGAGTTTGAACATGCGAGCTTTCTAGGGGCGATTTTGCGTAGCTTTTTGCTTCTCCCCTCTCCCTCTATCTCTATCCACCCCCCCCACACCCCACTTGGATTTCTTGTGGACGATTCTTCAGAATGTGAAGATTGAGTCCAAATTCTATACAGTTGCAATGTCTTTGATTTGGTCTGATTATCTTGGGAAATCTTTTCACGAATAACAGTCAACAACGCAATAGTGCACCAACCATTTACACACGTATAGgcctggattttttttttaatagtgaaaagaaaaaaaacccgtcTTTGACAATCTGCATAATATTAGGGCAAAAATccaaggtacatgtatttggCGGAATAACGTAAATATTCTTCTCTTCAAATAagagaaataaaaaattgtgcagAGTTAGTTGACCTGCTGCAGCGATGCAATTGAAAAGAATACAACTTTTATGAAATCAGAATTATTTAAAAACCCTTCGGCGCTCGACACCCTCTTTATTTAATCGTTCTTTTCTGTGAGACAGAATATCCGggagacagaatctcctgcctcACCGGCCTTGATAAAGATCAAAAGATCAAACCAGGGTAGCGAGTCCAAACGACCCCTCAAGCTAAGAACTTACAGGGTGACTTGAGCTCCCATGCATGGCATTTTGTAATGAGTACGTCGggtttgaatattcatgagcggattaatgaaataatttagcataAACCTATATTGCGAATTATAGCTATACCAACCCTTACCACATGAAGATTGTATACTGTGGGGTTGGGTATTTTGATGCACATACGAAATGTTGACGTGAGATCGAGACCAAAATACTTGAAACATAATGTAGACTtgatgtccacacagtgttatttGTCCTAATTGTACAGAACAATTCCACACAGCGCACAATACATAGCTGTGTGCATGTTGGTAGTGTTTCTTGAATTATTAGCCAATCCTTTGTTCTTTATTTCAGGTGATTAAGATGTTAGTAGTGATCGTCTTTCTCTTCATTGGTTCGTGGTTCCCACTCTACCTCTATCTTCTGATCGTCATTACCAACTTTAAATTAGTCAGCCTGTACCCAAACTTCTTCTTCGTCTACTTCTTTTGTGGTCATTGGCTCGGCATGGCAAATAGCTTCATGAATCCAATCGTCTTCGGTTTCTTCAATGACAATTTCCGGGTGAGTATTACACTAAAGCATTAGTCGTAGGGGAGTGTGTCCCCCCGGTGTATGTGCCTTGACATGGGCTGAAGGAAAGGggcacaagagggcgctacacaTTTAGATTGGCTAAGTGGTTTATTTTCCTTCCTTTCATCTGTGTAGACCTATAGTTTGAGTCCTACCTCAGACGAACCAAAACATGACCCTGAAAAACTTCCTACGAATACAATTCCGTTTTAACATCGCAAGCAGGAACAGTAAATTCAGAAACTtataaatttgacaatttgGCAAACTTCCTATAAATATTCAATTTCCCAAGCTAAAGCCTTTGCATGGTTAATTGTTTGCATGACAATTCTTTGCAAGAGTAAACGCAACTCGCATTAATAAACGCCAATGGCACACTATTTCCCTAGTGAGTCGGCTTGACATTTTTGAGCTTGAAATTAATGACTTTCAACTCTTACCGAAACCTTTATTTATCTCCTTGAATGATTAGTCGGTATGGAAGGAAGCAGTAGATTATTTATTTGGTTCTGAATGGCAATCTTGATAATCCATTTGGAAGAGTTGGCCGAGCGACTTGAGGGCAAGTCTAGTCTCCTGGGAGTTATGTCAGATAAAGCATTAATCAATACATAGATTGGATAAAATCAGCAACTTCCGGGAAAAGTGACCACTAAGGAATTCTGCAATGCCTTTTTTCTAAGATTGAGTAGGACTTGGCGTcgtgtttttgtgtgtattcTTCTCTCCCGGTATATCAAAGAAACTCAATACTCGACCATTGAGACTGATTTTTAAAGAGGGACTATTTTTCATCAAAAGCGCCTGGGGAATTCGATGTTGTATATTTTtaatgttctttaaaaaaaaaaagagacttGTCGAATCGAGTGATCAGTTACACGACTGAAAGCAACTTTAGCAGTCACAGATAACTCAGAGATACCACAACACTATAGACAAGCTGAAAGCAACTGCCGAGGTCACACATGCGTAGCTCCGGACAGAAACTGCAGCGAACTCCTAAACTCATATCATCTCCAGAAAGCCCCTTCCTGAAAATGTGAACAATTATTGTTATGATAATACGGGTAGGCGAGATATATACAAATAACTCAAGGCGAATTAAAAGTCGGTGTTTTTCTGTTGCCTTATTAGGCTACGAATTTAAACGCAGTTGTTTATGGATACAACGTTTTTAATCAATCAAGATTCACTTCGATTTAAAAACATCGCTATGCAAATGAGCTGCCCAGATCTGTTTACAGGAGCCCGCAACGCGATCTCAAGGGAGCTTGGTTTTACACAAGTAATAGTGGGTGTGACAAACAGTCATTTTTTTGTGGAGGCAGCGGCAAATTGGGttgcgaaaaaaaaaagttttgtagaGAAGAGGTGTGAAGGAGGGATGTGGGTTTGTGTATGGGCTCGATTGCATAGGAAGAGGTGTGAAGGAGGGTGTGGATTGGTGCATGGACTTGATTGCATACACTGTAAacaaattgggtaaaaaaatgcccaaccttttacccaattaagggcgaatagtgaactcctccaacttttgggcaaaatattacccatcaaagttgggcactctgattgccaaataattgggtatatttcctcatcaatagttgggtatattttgctaaccaacagttgggtaatattttgtttacccattttctgggtatttaatacattatcaataacccacttattgggcgatgatttaacccttttcggtgttatccaacaaatggtgaatatatttaaccctttgatttacagtttctcctgtgatacgtcatacaaccaggcatagaaaatatcttttccacgatggcaaacggtagTGAGCTGTGACCTCgacatctctctcaaaatcgagagggtgctcagtggtttgtagatgctttggaaggttagtttttaactaaatacagtttgtttcctgttcagttgttgtacacagtcgtgacagttgcagcgcaagcacacgcatacatgccacaaccggcattgcacataatggcatgatgaaactgaaactaaaaactgaaactaattCAACAGTAGTGTCGCtgtgttgctcgctctgcaactgtcacgactatgtacgactgaatagaaaacacaacttcatatttagttaaaaactaaccttcaaaTTTGATCTATATCtactggacaaccccgctcgtcacagccactcctccactcgccatgttggaaaatatcgctatgttttttataccatacccaacttttgggcaactctttgatcgtagtgcgcatgatcggatgatttcgaccaactaatgtgcatcattttaaccaacaatcaaaattaattaaagttacccaaaaagttgcccaataaataagcaaaagtgtaaccaacagttatgataaattcagattacgaattatttgcccaacacttgcccaacttttgttccgctttttaaacaaaaaattggcaaacaaattgtttgcccaacaacaccaattattggttttgttgggcaattatcgaccaataattgttgaagttactttgcccaacaaataatttgaccaacgtttttgcagtgtaggcTTTCTCTTCTGGTTTGTTTTCACTCCCAAATCTACCAAAATCATTGAACACCTCGTTAGCATTCTCTTGACATTTTTTGATCAAAAGTAAATGATAAACAACGGCTTCTTTATTTTGGTTTGACCTTAAACCAATGCGTGTTTGAAGCACGTAAACTTGAGTGCTTTACCCGTAATGTCATACACtctttttaaatacatttatttcactcTCTATATAGTGTTACTTTTTCTTCTGTATTCCAGGCTGATTTGAGGCGGTTATTTCAGCGGTGTGGTCCATGCACTGAAAAGTTAAGTCAACGTAGACGTCTCAGGAGTCGACTGAGCACAACATCAAGCCTCACCACTCGATCCTCATCACTGGTTAGTGTTACACACATGATTCAAACAATCTTTATTAAACACTCTGTGTGCATGACGTCACGAGTAAAGCGCCCTCACGTAGACGGCAATGAGATCGACTTGACTTTACACTTCGAGGCTCGAGAATAACACCAGATACCGGCTTTCAGAACCTTGGCACATAAAACCATTTTTACACAGGCTGGTATCGTTCCTaatgtaaataattgtttttctttcttgaagTTTACGCAACAGAGGTCCAGTAAGCTTGGCGGAATGACAAGACCAAATGGCTTCGCACCACGTGACCAGCAAGCTCTAGAACGAATAGGAAGCGGCACTACTTGGAATGAAAGAACATATACACCGTAAGTAGATATCAGTCCGCTCACACCTTTTACGCCGGTGAAGTcagggtgccagactagacTGCACATTGTACTGTGCTACATTCAAACAAACCAAACGAACACCTTTAGTGCTGGAAAATATATTGGGGTTGAAAAACTTAGCGGGAAAAAGTGAAGGCTCACTATTATAAGACATGATTGAGGGGGCTAAACCAAAGTGTAAAGCTCGTTGAATAACAGAAGTAAGCGTTTataatgagggggggggggggggggggcaattgcCGACAGGCAATAATCTAGAAGACAAAAACATTACTTCGCTAAGACCCAACCCTTGATCAACAACGTGTTTACAAACAGCAACAAAATTCCAATCCGCTTGGATCTGTTTTCGGTTTATAAAAATTATACTTGCgtgcattttaaacaaaaatagattTTGATCTTTCCTTTTTCTTCAGCTTTCATTTACGTCACTGTCTTGACGTACATTTCTATAAGCTTTTACAAAACAGTTTAGAGGGAAATGAATATTGGCTTTAGACTTGGTTTAAACAGAACAACAACGAACACTCAAATCCTAGGCCTTATTTTGACCTCTGTTTAGCTCTGAACTTACAGGCACTGGGCAACTTTGGCAattattgtcagagaccagtatacccactcggtgtatcccaacatgacAAATTTTGGACAAAATTGATTGCTTGTtgacaagtaagtttgtatgctaccaactaccaatagtgtcctgccTTCCTTCAATTGTGATTTAGCGGTAATAAGTATTTTGGTTTGATATCAAGATAACGCGAGTGGTCCTAGTCTCTTGTTCAGATTTATCAACGGAAACAATAATTGGAATAAATTGCAagctttgttttaaaattactgttttttttgtatgacGTCACTAACAGGAACGGAACAGGTCAACTCCTGGTTGATGACTACTCACCATGAGGTTATAATGACGTCATTGAAACCTTCTTCCTCAATCTCcgagtttgtttttcttcagttttTAAATAAGTAAATTTCGAGTAGAAAATACTAGGGCCTAAATACAACTACACACAATCCCTAGTGCCAAGAACAAATCCGTCATAGAATTACGTACGCATTAATAAACCGGTTTTTTTACGGATTGACAATCCGTTTACGGATACATTGTTCTTACAGATTGCCATCCTGCGAATTCTTAAAAACATATTGTGAACCCTTAACGAGTTACGCCCCTTTTGCTCTATGTTTTTAtgtttatgcatgaggtacttAAGCATGCAAATTATTCataaagcaacattttctgcttatggTTCAAAGATATTCGACTCAAATCTCAGATTGTTCCTCGAAGTGGTTGTATTAATAGAAGCATTCCACTAATGACGTCACAACCAATATGTTTATCAACGTTGTAAAGCAACAACCTAATTTAcaatttgaatattaatttaaCAATGATCTTAAATGTACATAAGCCAAAATATACTCATCCATAAGTGTACTTGGAGTTTTaaatttaaaggtttttttaatgttaaaataatataatgGGTGCATGAATGTAATATGTACATTATAccgccacctagcgttcaacgGTGTATCGGTGTAACCTTTGAAGTATGTTGGCGTAAAATGCAAAGGATGTTCTTGGTTGAGTGAATGTCTGAACTGAAACTGTAACATGAATCAGTACTTTATTCTAAGATGAGTTCGAAAAGTGAGGAATGTTGTCAATGATCACTTCGATTTTGTTAACCACAAGCTCGCGTTATCCCTGGTCCAACATGAAACAGTCGGTatcacttgtattttttttggtAAATCAAGTCAACGAGTGTTTTGCCTTAAAC
This Asterias amurensis chromosome 21, ASM3211899v1 DNA region includes the following protein-coding sequences:
- the LOC139953352 gene encoding QRFP-like peptide receptor, whose protein sequence is MAAEEKLLPVIFGTALDDIMKANFTHPRYHQSANSSYDVMGVNASGGPTTPMSSEVGDDYCDLEYGIQDSTARSLIIAVYSLTIFLSVVGNVIVIAVLGFSARAKTDLNHFLVNLAVADLLTAIVCMPFTFVYIMNEDWVFGAFPCTFVFFIQQVVICVSVFTLTAVSVDRYFAVVRPLKARMARSNTKTILVISGIWLASCMMGMVQLILARSKRYEWCYGERQLTVCTEHWPDANLEFGYEIFNMGATYVVPLVIFSFTYSVVGRKLWGRNLPGNADHLRDACHQKAKRRVIKMLVVIVFLFIGSWFPLYLYLLIVITNFKLVSLYPNFFFVYFFCGHWLGMANSFMNPIVFGFFNDNFRADLRRLFQRCGPCTEKLSQRRRLRSRLSTTSSLTTRSSSLFTQQRSSKLGGMTRPNGFAPRDQQALERIGSGTTWNERTYTPNGTGQLLVDDYSP